In Hippoglossus hippoglossus isolate fHipHip1 chromosome 24, fHipHip1.pri, whole genome shotgun sequence, a single genomic region encodes these proteins:
- the LOC117758092 gene encoding melanocortin-2 receptor accessory protein 2A-like has product MMDSPSHLHILGSLQPGVEMSDLHNRSQPSARRGDYVWQYEYYDDEEPVSFEGLRAHRYSIVIGFWVGLAVFVIFMFFVLTLLTKTGAPHQENPDAAEKRHQPGRCLVDLGGVQDENEKAFSRPLLEGSRSYFHFFINEEDQGEGKPKPADKKFGKHTGAGAQQGTCNRPRGGSSPGMDDMEDDVEEAGGHHQPLKGLMEESKRDRECASLSHFNIPNFVNLEHSSTLGEDDL; this is encoded by the exons ATgatggattccccctctcatcTCCACATCTTGg GTTCGTTACAACCGGGGGTGGAGATGTCCGACCTGCACAACCGGAGCCAGCCCAGCGCGCGTCGCGGGGACTACGTGTGGCAGTACGAGTACTATGACGACGAGGAGCCCGTGTCCTTTGAGGGACTCAGGGCGCACAGAT ACTCCATCGTCATCGGCTTCTGGGTCGGACTCGCTGTGTTTGTCATCTTCATGTTCTTTGTGCTCACGCTGCTCACAAAGACGGGAGCTCCACATCAGGA AAATCCAGATGCTGCTGAGAAGCGGCATCAGCCAGGGAGATGTCTGGTTGACCTCGGCGGTGTccaggatgaaaatgaaaaggccTTCTCTCGTCCACTGCTAGAAGGGTCCCGCTcgtattttcatttctttatcaaCGAGGAGGATCAGGGTGAGGGGAAACCAAAACCAGCAGACAAGAAGTTTGGGAAGCACACGGGGGCTGGAGCCCAGCAGGGCACCTGCAACCGGCCCAGGGGAGGCAGCTCCCCGGGGATGGATGATATGGAGGACGATGTTGAGGAAGCTGGGGGACACCACCAACCTCTGAAGGGACTAATGGAGGAGagtaagagagacagagagtgtgcCTCCCTGTCCCACTTCAACATCCCCAATTTTGTGAATTTGGAGCACAGCTCAACGCTGGGGGAGGACGATTTGTAG
- the LOC117758093 gene encoding protein ripply2-like has product METFPNNGGLPSAFNGDNVPTQQSDMWRPWTGEDKPDAHKIYSEHGDLSDPKSSKPPQFVHPVKLYWPKSRCFDYMFQDAEMLLRNYPVQATICVYEDSSSDEDSDDEEEEMEKELN; this is encoded by the exons ATGGAGACTTTCCCAAATAACGGTGGATTACCTTCTGCTTTTAACGGAGACAATGTCCCCACCCAGCAGTCCGACATGTGGAGACCTTGGACTGGAGAGGACAAGCCTGACGCACACAAG ATTTATTCCGAACATGGAGACCTCTCTGATCCAAAATCCTCAAAACCTCCTCAATTCGTTCACCCAGTCAA GTTGTATTGGCCAAAGTCGAGATGCTTCGATTACATGTTCCAGGACGCAGAAATGCTCCTGCGCAACTATCCGGTCCAAGCGACCATCTGCGTCTACGAGGACTCGAGCAGCGATGAAGACAGcgacgatgaagaggaggagatggaaaaGGAGCTGAACTAA